Part of the Alphaproteobacteria bacterium genome, CTCAAAAGGAAAACCCCGCCGGAAATCCGACGGGGTTTGTCAGCGGTCTGAAGGGGCGTTTCCGCCCCTCCTGAAACTTGTGCCGCCTGCCGTTACAGCTGTCGTTCGACCAGAAGTTTCTTGATATTGGCGATGGCCTGCGCCGGGTTGAGGCCCTTGGGACAGGTCTTCGAGCAGTTCATGATTGTATGGCAGCGGTACAGCCGGAACGGGTCCTCCAGCGCATCGAGCCGTTCGCCTGTATGCTCGTCACGGCTGTCGACAATCCAGCGATAGGCCTGCAACAGGACGGCGGGACCCAGATAGCGTTCGCCGTTCCACCAGTAGCTGGGGCAGCTCGTCGAGCAGGAAAAGCACAGGATGCATTCATACAGCCCATCCAGTTTTGCCCGGTCTTCCTGGGTCTGCAGGCGCTCCGTATCCGGCGGCGGCGGCGATTCCGTCTTTATCCAGGGCTCGATGGACGAAAGCTGCGCATAGGCAGTTTTCAGGTCGGGCACCAGGTCCTTGACCACCGCCATATGCGGCAGCGGATAGATCTTCACGTCGCCGGATGCATCCTCGATATACTTGGTGCAGGCCAGCGTGTTTTCGCCGCCGATGTTCATCGCGCAGGACCCGCAGATGCCCTCGCGGCAGGACCGCCGGAATGTCACCGTCGGGTCGATCTCGTTCTTGATCTTGATCAGCGCGTCCAGAACCATGGGCCCGCAATCGTCCATATCGATCGTGTAGGTGTCGACCCGGGGCGTCTTGCCGTCATCGGGGTTCCAGCGGTAGATCCGGAATTTCTTGGTATTGGTTGCGCCTTCCGGGGCCG contains:
- a CDS encoding succinate dehydrogenase iron-sulfur subunit, translating into MVEFNLPKNSRIREGKSWPAPEGATNTKKFRIYRWNPDDGKTPRVDTYTIDMDDCGPMVLDALIKIKNEIDPTVTFRRSCREGICGSCAMNIGGENTLACTKYIEDASGDVKIYPLPHMAVVKDLVPDLKTAYAQLSSIEPWIKTESPPPPDTERLQTQEDRAKLDGLYECILCFSCSTSCPSYWWNGERYLGPAVLLQAYRWIVDSRDEHTGERLDALEDPFRLYRCHTIMNCSKTCPKGLNPAQAIANIKKLLVERQL